The bacterium nucleotide sequence CGACCTTTTGAACGAAGGTTGTCTGTTTTGGGCGCAACCGGCTGCTAAGGAATAAAACGACTCCCGCGGCCATCAAAATCAATCCGATAACCAGACGCCCTGTCTGGCCCTGGTAACCGATGACAAAAAGACATCCAAGCAACGCAAGAATAACGGCAAAGACATTGATAACAATGGCCACCAGTCATTTTTAGTGCAAAACGCCCCAAGAAGCAATGTAGCGCGGACGTCCCGTCTGCGCTTCCGCCGGCGAGACGCCCGCGCTACTTTGTTTGGCGTTCTTGTTCGTTTCACACTATTTTTAATACAAATGAAGATACAAGAACGACTCAAAATGAAGGCGGAGCTGGTTTGTACTTTGATCCTGTGCGATAAAATTTCGGACCGGACGATTGATGGGGAAAGGAAATTGCTGCGCCAGTGGTGTGAAAAATTCTTGCCGGACAGAATCGATTTGTACGACATGGTGTACGAGGCGCGCTTTGATCGATTGATCTCTCAGTTCCGGGCAAATTGAAAATTTACAATATGCCATGTGAGATTGTCGTGGTACTTACTGCTTTTCTCCCCCTTATTAAGGGGGAGATCAAAGAGGGGGTTGTCTTATTCCTGGCGCTCCCAACCTCCCCTTTTATCCCCTCCTTCATAAGGCTGGGAGATCCACTCAGTGCCTAACATTGACGGGTGTGGGGCGTTTTGTTATGTTTATTAAAACATTAAATTCCGATAAGCAGTCGTGTATCTAAACGAAAGGTAGATATGGCGGTATTGAACTATTTTTTAACGAAAGTATTCGGAAGCGAAAACGAACGAACGCTGAAGAAAATCGTTCCGCTCGCTCAGGAGATCAGCGCGCTCGAACCCGAAGTGGAAAAGCTCTCCGATGAACAACTCCGTCTGAAAACCCAGCACTTTCAGGAAAAACTGGCACAGGGAGCAACGGAAGATGACATCCTGCCCGAGGCTTTTGCAGTCGTGCGTGAAGCTTCCAAACGCACCACCAAGATGCGTCATTTTGACGTTCAGCTCATCGGTGGAATCGTTCTGCATCAAGGAAAGATCGCCGAAATGGCGACCGGCGAAGGAAAAACGCTGGTTGCCACATTGCCCGCTTACTTAAATGCTCTCACAAAGAAAGGCGTGCACGTCGTTACCGTAAATGACTATCTGGCGCGCCGCGATGCCGAGTGGATGGGCCCGATTTACAAATTTCTGGGACTTACGGTCGGCGTCATACAGCACGATTCTTCAACACAGGACCGCCAGGCAGCATACCACGCAGATATTACCTTCGGAACCAACAATGAATTCGGGTTCGATTATCTTCGCGACAACATGAAGTATGACCTCCGCGATTACGTCCAGCGCGAACACCATTACGCGATCGTGGATGAAGTGGACAGCATTTTAATCGATGAAGCGCGAACACCCTTGATCATTTCGGGACCGGCCGAAGAAAGCACCGACAAGTATTACCGGATAGATCGCATTATTCCCCGATTGAAAAAAGACGCCGATTATACGGTGGATGAAAAAGCGAACGCTGTGTCGCTTACCGAAGAAGGAATTGTTCATGCAGAACGCCTCCTCGGAATTCAGAACCTCTACGATCCGAACAACATGGATTGGCTTCACCACATCCACCAGGCGCTCAAAGCTCATGCTCTATTTGAACTGGATGTGGATTATGTGGTGAAAGATGGTCAGGTACTTATCGTTGATGAGTTTACCGGCCGCTTGATGCCCGGACGCCGCTACAGTGATGGGTTGCATCAGGCTTTAGAAGCAAAAGAAAATGTAAAAATCGAATCCGAAAATCAAACGCTTGCTACCATCACTCTGCAAAACTACTTCCGGATGTATAAAAAGCTTGCCGGTATGACCGGAACAGCAGAAACAGAAGCGGTCGAATTCGGAAAAATTTACAACCTGGATGTTGTGGTCATCCCAACAAATAGAGACCTCATCAGACTCTCCTATTCGGATGTTGTTTATCGAACGGAAAAAGAAAAATTCAATGCTGCTGTAGAAGAAATCAAGCAAATGAACGCTACCGGTCGTCCCGTTCTTGTGGGTACGGTCAGCATCGAAAAATCGGAACGGCTCTCCACGCTGCTCAAGCGAACCGGCATTAAACACGTCGTGTTGAACGCCAAATATCATGAAAAAGAAGCTGAGATCGTCGCCGAAGCCGGAAAACCTGGCGCGGTCACCATTGCAACGAACATGGCGGGACGCGGTA carries:
- the secA gene encoding preprotein translocase subunit SecA, which gives rise to MNYFLTKVFGSENERTLKKIVPLAQEISALEPEVEKLSDEQLRLKTQHFQEKLAQGATEDDILPEAFAVVREASKRTTKMRHFDVQLIGGIVLHQGKIAEMATGEGKTLVATLPAYLNALTKKGVHVVTVNDYLARRDAEWMGPIYKFLGLTVGVIQHDSSTQDRQAAYHADITFGTNNEFGFDYLRDNMKYDLRDYVQREHHYAIVDEVDSILIDEARTPLIISGPAEESTDKYYRIDRIIPRLKKDADYTVDEKANAVSLTEEGIVHAERLLGIQNLYDPNNMDWLHHIHQALKAHALFELDVDYVVKDGQVLIVDEFTGRLMPGRRYSDGLHQALEAKENVKIESENQTLATITLQNYFRMYKKLAGMTGTAETEAVEFGKIYNLDVVVIPTNRDLIRLSYSDVVYRTEKEKFNAAVEEIKQMNATGRPVLVGTVSIEKSERLSTLLKRTGIKHVVLNAKYHEKEAEIVAEAGKPGAVTIATNMAGRGTDIVLGPGIADLGGLHIIATERHEARRIDNQLRGRAGRQGDPGSSRFYLSLEDDLMRIFGSDRISPIMQKLGMEEGVPIEHKLVTRSIEHAQKQVEGRNFEIRKHLLEYDDVMNKQREAVYGLRRKVLEEESHTEYIMELCEDILKWQVDERCPQGKDPQDWDVEALVNDLRGQFGMDVDPEKIRQLENPDNIYDFLYQKLEQLYSEKKTKIGPERWAIHERLLMLHVIDSQWKDHLYGLDHLKEGIGFRGYGQRDPLIEYKKESFALFEEMMNRMEEEIVKYVFMTQPPSAEDAPRVVRAPKAVQFSGPSLESAVVTAVRKGQKVGRNDPCPCGSGQKYKKCCGVNA